The Salvelinus namaycush isolate Seneca chromosome 13, SaNama_1.0, whole genome shotgun sequence genome includes a region encoding these proteins:
- the LOC120058461 gene encoding ATP-dependent (S)-NAD(P)H-hydrate dehydratase-like isoform X1, which produces MLANSTRGFLWSDVETRTLLNIWGEPDIQAALGGNFRNSHVYRDVARSLGIMGFERTSEQCRVRIKSLKRQFILAKEGNLRNNGQYHKICKFYDAMERILSSRPQIDPQELLDSGAVGDETEEEVDTDPPQDPYMESTGECSYPETQVKLEYPPIPVTVGNSTTVRQISSQSAGGPSSKRPKKRHADLALDSVTKRLLEQSAEAEQSFYQMEEQRLQAEDRRREAKHARELHMLQVLGQMFSSIATRNPVATATANTAMPPALNTMESTIQPGVPMSSQMRRGRSSHRQVRSPQSQAEWPSYHSQPQSNAGLVLERSFSHGTAARRGMDDILPLVKNIVPPLTSKKHKGQDGRIGIIGGCQEYTGAPYFAAISALKVGADLSHVFCTKTAATVIKSYSPELIVHPVLDSPDAVEEIEKWLPRLHCLVVGPGLGRDEMLLKNAKEVIEKSKARDIPIVIDADGLWLVAQQPSVIQGYQKGILTPNYMEFTQLYEAMHHEPLDSSDHQRSAMELSVAMGNLTVVLKGEEDLITDGNKVILCRQEGSGRRCGGQGDLLSGSLGVLAHWAYTSSADMTKSVNPSVVAAFGACSLTRQCNRQAFHKHGRATTTTDMIQEISSAFKKLFES; this is translated from the exons ATGCTTGCCAATTCAACACGGGGCTTTCTCTGGTCGGATGTCGAAACCAGAACCTTGCTGAATATCTGGGGGGAGCCGGACATCCAGGCGGCGTTGGGCGGCAACTTCCGAAACAGTCATGTCTACCGCGACGTCGCCCGAAGTTTGGGAATTATGGGATTCGAAAGAACCTCAGAGCAGTGTAGGGTGCGAATCAAAAGCCTGAAAAGGCAGTTTATCCTGGCCAAGGAGGGCAACCTGAGGAACAATGGACAATACCACAAAATCTGCAAGTTCTATGACGCCATGGAGAGGATACTAAGCAGCCGTCCCCAGATTGACCCCCAGGAGTTGTTAGACAGTGGGGCCGTGGGGGATGAGACCGAGGAGGAAGTGGACACAGACCCTCCACAGGACCCATACATGGAGAGCACAGGGGAATGCTCCTACCCAGAGACCCAAGTGAAGCTCGAATACCCTCCCATCCCTGTGACAGTAGGAAATA GCACTACAGTCAGACAGATCAGCAGCCAGTCAGCTGGTGGGCCATCCTCCAAACGGCCCAAGAAGCGGCACGCCGACCTGGCCCTGGACAGTGTGACGAAGCGGCTCCTGGAGCAGAGTGCCGAGGCTGAGCAGAGCTTCTACCAGATGGAGGAGCAGCGTCTGCAAGCCGAGGACCGCCGGCGAGAAGCCAAACATGCCCGCGAGCTCCACATGCTCCAGGTGTTGGGACAGATGTTCTCCAGCATCGCCACCAGGAACCCTGTCGCCACAGCTACCGCAAACACAGCAATGCCACCTGCTCTGAATACCATGGAGTCCACCATACAGCCCGGTGTGCCCATGTCCAGCCAAATGAGGCGTGGTCGGTCGAGTCACCGCCAAGTCCGCTCGCCCCAGTCCCAGGCTGAGTGGCCCAGCTACCACAGTCAACCACAGTCCAACGCAGGTTTAG TCCTTGAGCGCTCCTTCTCCCATGGGACAGCAGCACGCCGAGGAATGGATGATATCCTTCCGCTGGTGAAGAATATAGTCCCTCCGCTGACGTCTAAAAAGCACAAAGGCCAAGATGGGCGGATTGGGATTATTGGGGGATGTCAGGA GTATACAGGAGCTCCGTACTTTGCTGCTATCTCTGCATTGAAAGTG GGGGCTGACCTGTCACACGTATTCTGCACTAAAACTGCAGCGACAGTGATCAAATCCTACAGTCCGGAGCTCATAGTTCATCCTGTTCT GGACAGCCCCGATGCAGTGGAGGAGATAGAGAAATGGCTCCCCAGACTCCACTGCCTGGTGGTGGGCCCAGGGCTGGGCAGAGACGAAATGCTGCTGAAAAACGCCAAG GAAGTAATTGAGAAGTCCAAAGCAAGAGATATCCCTATAGTTATTGATGCA GACGGGCTGTGGCTGGTTGCTCAGCAACCATCAGTCATCCAAGGGTACCAGAAGGGCATCCTCACTCCCAACTACATGGAATTCACCCAGTTGTATGAGGCTATG CACCATGAGCCTCTGGATAGCAGTGACCATCAGAGGAGTGCCATGGAGCTCAGTGTTGCCATGGGCAACCTGACTGTGGTGCTCAAGGGGGAAGAAGACCTTATCACTGACGGCAACAAGG TGATCTTGTGCAGACAGGAGGGCAGCGGGCGTAGGTGTGGGGGACAAGGAGACCTCCTATCTGGCTCTCTGGGAGTGCTGGCACACTGGGCATATACCTCCTCAGCAGACATGACCAAAAG TGTGAACCCGTCAGTGGTGGCAGCGTTCGGGGCCTGTTCTCTGACCAGACAGTGTAACAGACAGGCCTTTCACAAACATGGCCgagccaccaccaccacagacatgatcCAGGAGATCAGCTCCGCCTTCAAAAAACTATTTGAGAGCTGA
- the LOC120058461 gene encoding ATP-dependent (S)-NAD(P)H-hydrate dehydratase-like isoform X3: MGFERTSEQCRVRIKSLKRQFILAKEGNLRNNGQYHKICKFYDAMERILSSRPQIDPQELLDSGAVGDETEEEVDTDPPQDPYMESTGECSYPETQVKLEYPPIPVTVGNSTTVRQISSQSAGGPSSKRPKKRHADLALDSVTKRLLEQSAEAEQSFYQMEEQRLQAEDRRREAKHARELHMLQVLGQMFSSIATRNPVATATANTAMPPALNTMESTIQPGVPMSSQMRRGRSSHRQVRSPQSQAEWPSYHSQPQSNAGLVLERSFSHGTAARRGMDDILPLVKNIVPPLTSKKHKGQDGRIGIIGGCQEYTGAPYFAAISALKVGADLSHVFCTKTAATVIKSYSPELIVHPVLDSPDAVEEIEKWLPRLHCLVVGPGLGRDEMLLKNAKEVIEKSKARDIPIVIDADGLWLVAQQPSVIQGYQKGILTPNYMEFTQLYEAMHHEPLDSSDHQRSAMELSVAMGNLTVVLKGEEDLITDGNKVILCRQEGSGRRCGGQGDLLSGSLGVLAHWAYTSSADMTKSVNPSVVAAFGACSLTRQCNRQAFHKHGRATTTTDMIQEISSAFKKLFES; this comes from the exons ATGGGATTCGAAAGAACCTCAGAGCAGTGTAGGGTGCGAATCAAAAGCCTGAAAAGGCAGTTTATCCTGGCCAAGGAGGGCAACCTGAGGAACAATGGACAATACCACAAAATCTGCAAGTTCTATGACGCCATGGAGAGGATACTAAGCAGCCGTCCCCAGATTGACCCCCAGGAGTTGTTAGACAGTGGGGCCGTGGGGGATGAGACCGAGGAGGAAGTGGACACAGACCCTCCACAGGACCCATACATGGAGAGCACAGGGGAATGCTCCTACCCAGAGACCCAAGTGAAGCTCGAATACCCTCCCATCCCTGTGACAGTAGGAAATA GCACTACAGTCAGACAGATCAGCAGCCAGTCAGCTGGTGGGCCATCCTCCAAACGGCCCAAGAAGCGGCACGCCGACCTGGCCCTGGACAGTGTGACGAAGCGGCTCCTGGAGCAGAGTGCCGAGGCTGAGCAGAGCTTCTACCAGATGGAGGAGCAGCGTCTGCAAGCCGAGGACCGCCGGCGAGAAGCCAAACATGCCCGCGAGCTCCACATGCTCCAGGTGTTGGGACAGATGTTCTCCAGCATCGCCACCAGGAACCCTGTCGCCACAGCTACCGCAAACACAGCAATGCCACCTGCTCTGAATACCATGGAGTCCACCATACAGCCCGGTGTGCCCATGTCCAGCCAAATGAGGCGTGGTCGGTCGAGTCACCGCCAAGTCCGCTCGCCCCAGTCCCAGGCTGAGTGGCCCAGCTACCACAGTCAACCACAGTCCAACGCAGGTTTAG TCCTTGAGCGCTCCTTCTCCCATGGGACAGCAGCACGCCGAGGAATGGATGATATCCTTCCGCTGGTGAAGAATATAGTCCCTCCGCTGACGTCTAAAAAGCACAAAGGCCAAGATGGGCGGATTGGGATTATTGGGGGATGTCAGGA GTATACAGGAGCTCCGTACTTTGCTGCTATCTCTGCATTGAAAGTG GGGGCTGACCTGTCACACGTATTCTGCACTAAAACTGCAGCGACAGTGATCAAATCCTACAGTCCGGAGCTCATAGTTCATCCTGTTCT GGACAGCCCCGATGCAGTGGAGGAGATAGAGAAATGGCTCCCCAGACTCCACTGCCTGGTGGTGGGCCCAGGGCTGGGCAGAGACGAAATGCTGCTGAAAAACGCCAAG GAAGTAATTGAGAAGTCCAAAGCAAGAGATATCCCTATAGTTATTGATGCA GACGGGCTGTGGCTGGTTGCTCAGCAACCATCAGTCATCCAAGGGTACCAGAAGGGCATCCTCACTCCCAACTACATGGAATTCACCCAGTTGTATGAGGCTATG CACCATGAGCCTCTGGATAGCAGTGACCATCAGAGGAGTGCCATGGAGCTCAGTGTTGCCATGGGCAACCTGACTGTGGTGCTCAAGGGGGAAGAAGACCTTATCACTGACGGCAACAAGG TGATCTTGTGCAGACAGGAGGGCAGCGGGCGTAGGTGTGGGGGACAAGGAGACCTCCTATCTGGCTCTCTGGGAGTGCTGGCACACTGGGCATATACCTCCTCAGCAGACATGACCAAAAG TGTGAACCCGTCAGTGGTGGCAGCGTTCGGGGCCTGTTCTCTGACCAGACAGTGTAACAGACAGGCCTTTCACAAACATGGCCgagccaccaccaccacagacatgatcCAGGAGATCAGCTCCGCCTTCAAAAAACTATTTGAGAGCTGA
- the LOC120058461 gene encoding uncharacterized protein LOC120058461 isoform X2: protein MLANSTRGFLWSDVETRTLLNIWGEPDIQAALGGNFRNSHVYRDVARSLGIMGFERTSEQCRVRIKSLKRQFILAKEGNLRNNGQYHKICKFYDAMERILSSRPQIDPQELLDSGAVGDETEEEVDTDPPQDPYMESTGECSYPETQVKLEYPPIPVTVGNSTTVRQISSQSAGGPSSKRPKKRHADLALDSVTKRLLEQSAEAEQSFYQMEEQRLQAEDRRREAKHARELHMLQVLGQMFSSIATRNPVATATANTAMPPALNTMESTIQPGVPMSSQMRRGRSSHRQVRSPQSQAEWPSYHSQPQSNAGLVLERSFSHGTAARRGMDDILPLVKNIVPPLTSKKHKGQDGRIGIIGGCQEYTGAPYFAAISALKVGADLSHVFCTKTAATVIKSYSPELIVHPVLDSPDAVEEIEKWLPRLHCLVVGPGLGRDEMLLKNAKEVIEKSKARDIPIVIDADGLWLVAQQPSVIQGYQKGILTPNYMEFTQLYEAMHHEPLDSSDHQRSAMELSVAMGNLTVVLKGEEDLITDGNKVILCRQEGSGRRCGGQGDLLSGSLGVLAHWAYTSSADMTKSFVWTLTDENAKSG, encoded by the exons ATGCTTGCCAATTCAACACGGGGCTTTCTCTGGTCGGATGTCGAAACCAGAACCTTGCTGAATATCTGGGGGGAGCCGGACATCCAGGCGGCGTTGGGCGGCAACTTCCGAAACAGTCATGTCTACCGCGACGTCGCCCGAAGTTTGGGAATTATGGGATTCGAAAGAACCTCAGAGCAGTGTAGGGTGCGAATCAAAAGCCTGAAAAGGCAGTTTATCCTGGCCAAGGAGGGCAACCTGAGGAACAATGGACAATACCACAAAATCTGCAAGTTCTATGACGCCATGGAGAGGATACTAAGCAGCCGTCCCCAGATTGACCCCCAGGAGTTGTTAGACAGTGGGGCCGTGGGGGATGAGACCGAGGAGGAAGTGGACACAGACCCTCCACAGGACCCATACATGGAGAGCACAGGGGAATGCTCCTACCCAGAGACCCAAGTGAAGCTCGAATACCCTCCCATCCCTGTGACAGTAGGAAATA GCACTACAGTCAGACAGATCAGCAGCCAGTCAGCTGGTGGGCCATCCTCCAAACGGCCCAAGAAGCGGCACGCCGACCTGGCCCTGGACAGTGTGACGAAGCGGCTCCTGGAGCAGAGTGCCGAGGCTGAGCAGAGCTTCTACCAGATGGAGGAGCAGCGTCTGCAAGCCGAGGACCGCCGGCGAGAAGCCAAACATGCCCGCGAGCTCCACATGCTCCAGGTGTTGGGACAGATGTTCTCCAGCATCGCCACCAGGAACCCTGTCGCCACAGCTACCGCAAACACAGCAATGCCACCTGCTCTGAATACCATGGAGTCCACCATACAGCCCGGTGTGCCCATGTCCAGCCAAATGAGGCGTGGTCGGTCGAGTCACCGCCAAGTCCGCTCGCCCCAGTCCCAGGCTGAGTGGCCCAGCTACCACAGTCAACCACAGTCCAACGCAGGTTTAG TCCTTGAGCGCTCCTTCTCCCATGGGACAGCAGCACGCCGAGGAATGGATGATATCCTTCCGCTGGTGAAGAATATAGTCCCTCCGCTGACGTCTAAAAAGCACAAAGGCCAAGATGGGCGGATTGGGATTATTGGGGGATGTCAGGA GTATACAGGAGCTCCGTACTTTGCTGCTATCTCTGCATTGAAAGTG GGGGCTGACCTGTCACACGTATTCTGCACTAAAACTGCAGCGACAGTGATCAAATCCTACAGTCCGGAGCTCATAGTTCATCCTGTTCT GGACAGCCCCGATGCAGTGGAGGAGATAGAGAAATGGCTCCCCAGACTCCACTGCCTGGTGGTGGGCCCAGGGCTGGGCAGAGACGAAATGCTGCTGAAAAACGCCAAG GAAGTAATTGAGAAGTCCAAAGCAAGAGATATCCCTATAGTTATTGATGCA GACGGGCTGTGGCTGGTTGCTCAGCAACCATCAGTCATCCAAGGGTACCAGAAGGGCATCCTCACTCCCAACTACATGGAATTCACCCAGTTGTATGAGGCTATG CACCATGAGCCTCTGGATAGCAGTGACCATCAGAGGAGTGCCATGGAGCTCAGTGTTGCCATGGGCAACCTGACTGTGGTGCTCAAGGGGGAAGAAGACCTTATCACTGACGGCAACAAGG TGATCTTGTGCAGACAGGAGGGCAGCGGGCGTAGGTGTGGGGGACAAGGAGACCTCCTATCTGGCTCTCTGGGAGTGCTGGCACACTGGGCATATACCTCCTCAGCAGACATGACCAAAAG CTTTGTGTGGACATTGACAGACGAGAATGCTAAATCCGGCTAA